In a single window of the Micromonospora sp. WMMD1155 genome:
- a CDS encoding histidine kinase — protein MTVRAALTPLVAGTTWRRGVFLLLGGVLALPYGVLAVTFAQLFADSAIPRPLVYALLVIAALIAGLPLLLDGSRALEIAAVRALLGVDLPEPAPGHRGDRETRLRSALWIATHLIVGAVVMIALFSALPMALAFIAQQFGIGTELISRERFGPLDGRDGGWLTVSGVVLLVGLGYAVAGLGALAGSMAPVLLGPAPAERIAALEAEAVRLAERNRLARELHDSVGHALTVATLQAGAAREVLHTDLEFVRRALTAIEETGRTAMDELDHVLGLLRDTGNGRPVVAPQRTLADLDRLVTDARAAGLVVHAHRVGDAARVPPAVSREGYRIVQEGLTNAARYGDGPVALRLDLHPEALELELVNAMSRPGRTPLGHGGRGLDGMRERVLLLGGRITVGPDGDRWLIRARLPYEEAR, from the coding sequence GTGACAGTCCGAGCGGCGCTGACCCCGCTGGTCGCCGGCACCACCTGGCGACGCGGCGTCTTCCTGTTGCTCGGCGGGGTGCTGGCGCTGCCGTACGGGGTGCTCGCGGTGACCTTCGCCCAACTGTTCGCCGACTCGGCGATCCCCCGCCCACTGGTCTACGCCCTGCTGGTGATCGCGGCGCTGATCGCCGGGCTGCCGCTGCTGCTGGACGGCAGCCGGGCACTGGAGATCGCCGCCGTACGAGCCCTGCTCGGCGTCGACCTGCCCGAACCCGCGCCCGGGCACCGGGGCGACCGGGAGACCCGGCTGCGCAGCGCGCTCTGGATCGCCACCCATCTCATCGTCGGCGCGGTGGTGATGATCGCGCTGTTCAGCGCCCTGCCGATGGCGCTCGCCTTCATCGCCCAGCAGTTCGGCATCGGCACCGAACTGATCAGCCGGGAACGGTTCGGGCCGCTGGACGGGCGCGACGGCGGCTGGTTGACGGTCAGCGGGGTGGTCCTGCTGGTCGGCCTCGGCTACGCGGTCGCCGGGCTCGGCGCGCTCGCCGGCTCGATGGCGCCGGTGCTGCTCGGGCCGGCCCCGGCGGAGCGGATCGCCGCCCTGGAGGCGGAGGCCGTCCGGCTCGCCGAACGCAACCGGCTGGCCCGGGAGCTGCACGACTCCGTCGGCCACGCGTTGACAGTCGCCACCCTCCAGGCCGGGGCCGCCCGCGAGGTCCTGCACACCGACCTGGAGTTCGTCCGGCGGGCGCTCACCGCCATCGAGGAGACCGGGCGGACCGCCATGGACGAGCTGGACCACGTGCTCGGGCTGCTCCGGGACACCGGCAACGGACGCCCCGTGGTGGCGCCGCAGCGTACCCTCGCCGACCTGGACCGGTTGGTCACCGACGCCCGCGCGGCCGGGCTGGTGGTGCACGCGCATCGCGTCGGCGACGCGGCGCGAGTCCCTCCGGCGGTCTCCCGGGAGGGTTACCGCATCGTCCAGGAGGGACTGACCAACGCCGCCCGCTACGGCGACGGGCCGGTGGCGCTGCGGCTGGACCTGCACCCGGAGGCACTGGAGTTGGAGCTGGTCAACGCGATGAGCCGCCCCGGTCGGACCCCGCTGGGCCACGGCGGTCGCGGTCTGGACGGCATGCGGGAGCGGGTGCTGCTGCTCGGCGGCCGGATCACCGTGGGACCGGACGGCGACCGGTGGCTGATCCGGGCCCGCCTGCCCTACGAGGAGGCCCGATGA
- a CDS encoding hemerythrin domain-containing protein — protein MDDITALILDDHAAFRRGFARLDDARDEQEMLAVWDALALHLDIHAEAEEAILYPHLVKHGDDGEDETADAIGDHNKIRDAIAEAKLHPVGSDEWWAAVGKARRENSEHLAEEEDEALPDFRRHAGVELRAELGQRWLTFYGEHKNGRNLPFRDKDPQQYVADHR, from the coding sequence GTGGACGACATCACCGCACTGATCCTGGACGACCACGCCGCCTTCCGGCGTGGCTTCGCCCGCCTCGACGACGCCCGCGACGAGCAGGAGATGCTCGCCGTCTGGGACGCCCTCGCCCTGCACCTGGACATCCACGCCGAGGCGGAGGAGGCGATCCTCTACCCGCACCTGGTCAAGCACGGCGACGACGGCGAGGACGAGACCGCCGACGCGATCGGCGACCACAACAAGATCCGGGACGCCATCGCCGAGGCGAAGCTGCACCCGGTCGGCTCGGACGAGTGGTGGGCGGCGGTCGGCAAGGCCCGCCGGGAGAACAGCGAGCACCTCGCCGAGGAGGAGGACGAGGCGTTGCCCGACTTCCGCCGGCACGCCGGCGTCGAACTCCGTGCCGAGCTGGGGCAACGCTGGCTGACCTTCTACGGCGAGCACAAGAACGGCCGCAACCTGCCGTTCCGCGACAAGGACCCGCAGCAGTACGTCGCCGACCACCGCTGA
- the mgrA gene encoding L-glyceraldehyde 3-phosphate reductase encodes MIVTYLAADDRYDSMTYRRSGRSGLRLPAVSLGLWHNFGPDRPFERQRDIVRRAFDLGVTHFDLANNYGPPPGSAEENFGRMLATDLRAYRDELIISSKAGYLMWPGPYGEWGSRKNLISSLDQSLGRMGLDYVDIFYSHRFDPDTPLEETMGALDAIVRSGKALYVGISNYDSEQTTRAAAILRDLGTPLLINQPSYSMLNRWTESDGLLDTLEQVGAGCIAYSPLAQGLLTDRYLGGIPADSRVRTSVFLNESDLSDEKMATIRGLGAVAERRGQSLAQLALAWALRDPRMTSLIIGASSVEQLETNIAALDNLDFTADELAEIEQHLG; translated from the coding sequence ATGATCGTGACCTACCTCGCCGCGGATGACCGCTACGACTCCATGACCTACCGGCGCAGCGGGCGCAGTGGCCTGCGGCTGCCCGCCGTCTCCCTCGGGCTCTGGCACAACTTCGGCCCGGACCGTCCGTTCGAGCGGCAGCGCGACATCGTGCGACGCGCCTTCGACCTGGGTGTGACCCACTTCGACCTGGCCAACAACTACGGTCCGCCGCCCGGTTCGGCGGAGGAGAACTTCGGCCGGATGCTCGCCACCGACCTGAGGGCGTACCGGGACGAGCTGATCATCTCCAGCAAGGCCGGATACCTCATGTGGCCCGGCCCGTACGGCGAGTGGGGTTCGCGCAAGAACCTGATCTCCTCGTTGGACCAGTCGCTGGGCCGGATGGGCTTGGACTACGTCGACATCTTCTACTCGCACCGGTTCGACCCGGACACTCCGCTGGAGGAGACGATGGGCGCGCTCGACGCCATCGTCCGCTCCGGCAAGGCGCTCTACGTCGGCATCTCGAACTACGACTCCGAGCAGACCACGCGGGCCGCCGCGATCCTGCGTGACCTGGGTACGCCGCTGCTGATCAACCAGCCGTCGTACTCGATGCTCAACCGCTGGACCGAGTCCGACGGCCTGCTCGACACGCTGGAGCAGGTCGGCGCGGGTTGCATCGCGTACAGCCCGCTGGCCCAGGGCCTGCTGACCGACCGCTACCTGGGTGGCATCCCGGCCGACTCGCGGGTGCGCACCAGCGTCTTCCTCAACGAGAGCGACCTCAGCGACGAGAAGATGGCCACCATCCGGGGCCTCGGCGCGGTCGCCGAGCGGCGCGGCCAGTCGCTCGCGCAGCTCGCGCTGGCCTGGGCGCTGCGCGACCCACGGATGACCAGCCTGATCATCGGGGCGAGCAGCGTCGAGCAGTTGGAGACGAACATCGCCGCGCTCGACAACCTCGACTTCACCGCCGACGAGTTGGCCGAGATCGAGCAGCACCTGGGCTGA
- a CDS encoding SdpI family protein: MTVVYAFLGWLVAFSARVALRPTVNRNRSPGVRTPATMRSAKHWHAAHQRVAQPLRRTGILLVVASPLPILLGAAFGDPPVIAAVLVLALLVVPYLLYLAYLADRAAGAVDGKR; encoded by the coding sequence GTGACTGTGGTGTACGCGTTCCTCGGTTGGCTCGTGGCGTTCAGCGCCCGGGTCGCGCTGCGCCCGACGGTGAACCGGAACCGCAGCCCCGGCGTACGAACCCCGGCGACCATGCGCTCGGCCAAGCACTGGCACGCAGCGCACCAACGGGTCGCCCAACCCCTGCGCCGCACCGGCATCCTGCTGGTGGTCGCCTCGCCGCTGCCGATCCTGCTCGGCGCCGCCTTCGGCGACCCTCCGGTGATCGCGGCCGTACTGGTGTTGGCCCTGCTCGTCGTGCCCTACCTGCTCTACCTGGCCTACCTCGCCGATCGCGCCGCAGGGGCCGTCGACGGGAAGCGGTGA
- a CDS encoding 50S ribosomal protein L36, whose amino-acid sequence MKVRSSLRALKQKPGSVVVRRRGRTVVVNRANPQWKSRQG is encoded by the coding sequence ATGAAGGTACGTAGCTCGTTGCGTGCACTGAAGCAGAAGCCGGGTTCGGTGGTGGTCCGCCGTCGCGGCCGGACGGTCGTGGTGAACCGCGCCAACCCGCAGTGGAAGAGCCGCCAGGGCTGA
- a CDS encoding fatty acid--CoA ligase family protein → MPGDVWPQPVLDLLAAGGDRPVFEDGPVVTTAAEMAGLIRRVAAGLRSTGAGPGVGVTLDLPVTAAAFAATMAAFAVGARVSGWRADLRPAQLSGSLLVDSARLASLTGHPDDGLPLVAAGRAEDPARITWTSGSTGTPKGVVQTYAAMSAAWAPYPDRWPPAVADLATRMQRYLVFGSLASQVMLEYGVVALAAGGTLVVAPRPVFPDALVEHRATASVITVGKLHQLIRDQRSHPVDLRHLRALMVSGSPLAPGRLAEALDLLGPVLFHGYGQTETSMIAMVTPAEMVGDAATLATVGRPAVDVSIRDGEIYARTPGQASSYWQDPDESAEVFVDGWVRTRDLGELDANGYLRLLGRARDVIIVNAQLVHAGPVERALVADAAVGEAYVVGRPDEMTGEAVHAFVVPVAGRTPDPDVLRKIVAAQVNDAAVPRTVTVIDRAPLAPSGKPDKSRLAQLLDDS, encoded by the coding sequence ATGCCCGGTGACGTCTGGCCGCAACCCGTCCTCGACCTCCTGGCGGCCGGCGGGGACCGGCCGGTCTTCGAGGATGGGCCGGTCGTCACCACCGCTGCGGAGATGGCGGGTCTGATCCGGCGCGTCGCGGCCGGGTTGCGCTCGACCGGCGCGGGGCCCGGAGTGGGTGTGACGCTCGATCTGCCGGTCACCGCCGCCGCCTTCGCCGCCACGATGGCCGCCTTCGCCGTCGGGGCGCGGGTGTCCGGGTGGCGTGCCGATCTGCGCCCGGCACAGTTGTCCGGCTCCCTCCTCGTCGACTCGGCCAGGCTGGCCTCGCTCACCGGGCATCCCGACGACGGGCTGCCACTCGTCGCGGCGGGACGGGCCGAGGATCCCGCGCGGATCACCTGGACCAGTGGCAGTACGGGAACGCCGAAGGGTGTGGTCCAGACGTACGCGGCCATGTCGGCGGCCTGGGCCCCGTACCCGGACCGGTGGCCGCCGGCGGTCGCCGACCTGGCCACCCGGATGCAGCGTTACCTGGTCTTCGGCTCGCTGGCCAGTCAGGTGATGCTGGAGTACGGCGTCGTCGCCCTGGCGGCCGGCGGCACCCTCGTCGTGGCACCCCGGCCGGTCTTCCCGGACGCCCTGGTCGAACACCGGGCCACGGCGAGCGTGATCACCGTCGGCAAGTTGCACCAGCTGATCCGGGACCAGCGTTCCCACCCGGTGGACCTGCGTCACCTGCGGGCGCTGATGGTCTCCGGGTCGCCACTCGCGCCGGGCCGACTGGCGGAGGCCCTCGACCTGCTGGGTCCGGTGCTCTTCCACGGGTACGGGCAGACCGAGACGTCGATGATCGCCATGGTGACCCCCGCCGAGATGGTGGGAGACGCCGCCACGCTCGCCACGGTCGGTCGCCCGGCCGTCGACGTCTCCATTCGCGACGGTGAGATCTATGCCCGCACACCCGGGCAGGCGTCCTCGTACTGGCAGGACCCGGACGAGTCGGCCGAGGTGTTCGTGGACGGCTGGGTGCGTACCCGTGACCTGGGGGAGCTCGACGCGAACGGTTACCTGCGGCTGCTCGGGCGCGCTCGGGACGTGATCATCGTCAACGCGCAGCTGGTCCACGCCGGACCGGTGGAACGGGCGCTCGTCGCCGACGCCGCGGTCGGCGAGGCGTACGTCGTCGGGCGCCCGGACGAGATGACCGGCGAGGCCGTACACGCCTTCGTGGTGCCGGTGGCCGGGAGAACGCCTGACCCGGACGTGTTACGCAAGATCGTGGCCGCGCAGGTGAACGATGCTGCGGTGCCGCGAACCGTCACGGTCATCGACCGGGCCCCGCTCGCGCCGAGCGGCAAACCGGACAAGAGTCGACTCGCGCAGCTTCTTGACGATTCGTGA
- a CDS encoding NAD(P)-binding domain-containing protein has translation MTHDCLIIGAGPAGLQLAALLERDGHDYVVLEGGPRPGTFFETYPRHRQLISINKVWTGSTDPEFNLRSDWNSLLTDDPALLFKNYSTRYFPAADDLVRYLADFARGLRVRYDTRVTAVSKTADVFTVQAGDQSWAARRVVVATGVSQLYVPPIEGADLAERYDTVSVDPADFVNQRVLIIGKGNSAFETADALVETAATIHVAGPHSIKLAWQSHYVGHLRAVNNNFLDTYQLKSQNAVLDGTVEQISRREDGGFRVLFRYARTVENLRELEYDRVVLCTGFRFDASIFAESARPELVIKDRFPAQTPAFESVNVSGLYFAGTLSQQRDFKKSTNGFIHGFRYATRALHHILRERHHGQPWPSRRIALTPEAIADSIIARINVTSALWQQFSVLGDVITVEGDSARYREEVPVAYLREAEPDLFAFLVTLEYGPDHDQVDPFDITVPRPAENDANAAHDASYLHPVVRVLRDGQVVAEHHLAENLENTWDLPTVHRQPLEVFVKGVLADAR, from the coding sequence ATGACGCACGATTGCCTGATCATCGGAGCCGGGCCGGCGGGTCTGCAGCTCGCGGCCCTGCTGGAGCGCGACGGTCACGACTATGTGGTGCTGGAGGGCGGCCCGCGGCCGGGCACGTTCTTCGAGACCTATCCCCGGCACCGCCAACTGATCTCGATCAACAAGGTGTGGACCGGGTCGACGGATCCGGAGTTCAACCTACGGTCGGACTGGAACTCGCTGCTGACCGACGATCCGGCGCTGCTCTTCAAGAACTACAGCACGCGCTACTTCCCGGCCGCGGACGACCTCGTGCGTTATCTCGCCGACTTCGCGCGGGGTCTGCGCGTCCGCTACGACACCCGGGTGACAGCCGTGTCGAAGACCGCCGACGTGTTCACCGTGCAGGCCGGCGACCAGAGCTGGGCGGCACGGAGAGTCGTCGTCGCCACCGGCGTCTCCCAGCTCTACGTGCCGCCGATCGAGGGCGCCGACCTGGCCGAGCGCTACGACACCGTCAGCGTCGACCCCGCCGATTTCGTCAACCAGCGTGTGCTGATCATCGGTAAGGGCAACTCGGCCTTCGAGACCGCGGACGCGCTCGTCGAGACCGCCGCCACGATTCACGTCGCCGGGCCGCACTCCATCAAGCTGGCCTGGCAGTCTCATTACGTCGGGCACCTGCGCGCGGTGAACAACAACTTCCTGGACACGTATCAACTGAAGTCGCAGAACGCCGTCCTGGACGGCACGGTGGAGCAGATCAGCCGGCGGGAGGACGGTGGGTTCCGGGTGCTCTTCCGGTACGCCCGAACGGTCGAGAATCTGCGCGAGCTGGAGTACGACCGGGTCGTCCTCTGCACCGGATTCCGCTTCGACGCGTCCATCTTCGCCGAGTCCGCCCGGCCGGAGCTGGTCATCAAGGACCGGTTCCCGGCGCAGACGCCGGCCTTCGAGTCGGTGAACGTCAGCGGTCTCTACTTCGCCGGCACCCTCAGCCAGCAGCGTGATTTCAAGAAGTCCACGAACGGCTTCATTCACGGCTTCCGCTACGCCACCCGCGCCCTGCACCACATCCTCCGCGAGCGGCACCACGGGCAGCCCTGGCCGTCCCGGCGGATCGCCCTGACGCCGGAGGCGATCGCCGACTCGATCATCGCCCGGATCAACGTGACCTCGGCGCTGTGGCAACAGTTCTCGGTGCTCGGCGATGTCATCACGGTCGAGGGCGATTCCGCCCGCTACCGCGAGGAGGTGCCGGTCGCGTATCTGCGGGAGGCGGAGCCGGACCTGTTCGCGTTCCTGGTCACCCTGGAGTACGGCCCCGACCACGACCAGGTCGACCCGTTCGACATCACCGTGCCGCGTCCGGCCGAGAACGACGCGAACGCCGCGCACGACGCCAGCTACCTCCACCCCGTCGTCCGGGTGCTGCGCGACGGGCAGGTCGTCGCCGAGCACCACCTGGCGGAGAACCTGGAGAACACCTGGGACCTGCCGACCGTGCACCGGCAGCCCCTCGAGGTCTTCGTCAAGGGCGTCCTCGCCGATGCCCGGTGA
- a CDS encoding aromatic amino acid ammonia-lyase, with protein sequence MTIEVDLAAPLRPADLRAAGGPVTVVIGEEVRNRVATGRTFLGKALGDDRAIYGATTGFGALVGYAGRADQRDQADNTLAHLGAGQGPDLAPEVVRATLLVRAWSLARGASGVSPHVVDALAAMLGTTFTPAMPRFGSVGASGDLIPLGAAAQALRGRGYAYLDGVRMPAGEALTKAGLEPLPLDGRDALALVNGTSLTTAALTLALDRVRTSHRVVRTLSCLLADLLGSDPQFLDPALLDAYGHRGAVEVGAAMRATAAGLRASGTRPLQEPYSIRCAPQLLGAAEDALRYVDGVVAADLRGVSDNPLFFPDDDKVVHGGNFFGQPAAFGSDVLSMVIAQVGNLAERQLDLLVDPGRNGGLPPMLAAGPGQQHGLQGVQLASTALVAEIRRDTVPASAQSLPTNLHNQDVIPLGTQAALRALDQAELLRLITGSLGLGLRQAVHVGARRPTAVGCHRVLRALEEAIPPIDPDRPLDGDVRTAAAVLEELENSLNSRSYGERRDA encoded by the coding sequence ATGACGATTGAGGTGGATCTGGCAGCTCCGCTACGCCCCGCCGACCTACGCGCCGCCGGGGGCCCGGTCACTGTGGTGATCGGCGAAGAGGTACGCAACCGAGTGGCGACCGGCCGCACATTCCTCGGCAAGGCACTCGGCGACGACCGAGCGATCTACGGTGCCACCACCGGTTTCGGGGCGCTGGTCGGCTACGCGGGCCGAGCCGACCAGCGCGACCAGGCCGACAACACCCTCGCCCACCTCGGAGCGGGCCAGGGCCCGGACCTCGCCCCGGAGGTCGTACGCGCGACGCTGCTGGTCCGCGCCTGGTCCCTGGCCCGGGGCGCGTCCGGGGTCTCGCCGCACGTGGTCGACGCGCTCGCCGCCATGCTCGGCACGACGTTCACACCGGCCATGCCCAGGTTCGGCTCGGTGGGGGCCAGCGGCGACCTGATCCCGCTCGGCGCCGCCGCTCAGGCGCTGCGCGGTCGCGGGTACGCCTACCTGGACGGCGTCCGGATGCCCGCCGGTGAGGCCCTGACGAAGGCCGGCCTGGAGCCGTTGCCGCTCGATGGTCGCGACGCGCTCGCGCTGGTCAACGGCACGTCGCTCACCACCGCGGCGCTGACCCTCGCCCTGGACCGGGTCCGCACCTCGCACCGCGTGGTGCGGACGCTGAGCTGCCTCCTCGCCGACCTGCTCGGCAGCGACCCGCAGTTCCTCGATCCCGCCCTCCTCGACGCCTACGGTCACCGGGGCGCCGTCGAGGTCGGCGCCGCGATGCGAGCGACAGCCGCCGGTCTGCGGGCGTCCGGCACCAGACCGCTGCAGGAGCCCTACAGCATCCGCTGCGCGCCACAGTTGCTCGGAGCGGCCGAGGACGCCCTGCGCTACGTCGACGGCGTCGTGGCGGCTGACCTGCGCGGGGTGAGCGACAATCCGCTGTTCTTTCCGGACGACGACAAGGTCGTGCACGGCGGCAACTTCTTCGGCCAGCCCGCCGCTTTCGGCTCCGACGTCCTGTCCATGGTGATCGCCCAGGTCGGCAACCTCGCCGAGCGGCAGCTCGACCTGCTGGTGGATCCCGGGCGTAACGGCGGGCTGCCGCCGATGCTCGCGGCGGGGCCGGGTCAGCAGCACGGGTTGCAGGGCGTGCAGCTCGCGTCGACGGCACTCGTCGCCGAGATCAGGCGCGACACCGTGCCCGCGAGCGCGCAGAGCCTCCCCACCAACCTGCACAACCAGGACGTCATCCCGCTCGGCACACAGGCCGCGCTCCGCGCTCTGGACCAGGCGGAACTCCTGCGCCTGATCACCGGGTCACTCGGGCTGGGACTGCGCCAGGCGGTGCACGTGGGGGCACGCCGGCCCACGGCGGTGGGATGCCACCGTGTCCTTCGGGCGTTGGAGGAGGCGATCCCCCCGATCGACCCGGACCGGCCGCTCGACGGTGACGTGCGAACGGCGGCGGCAGTTCTGGAGGAGCTTGAAAATTCTCTGAATTCCCGCTCGTACGGTGAGCGCCGTGACGCTTGA
- a CDS encoding NAD(P)-binding domain-containing protein, protein MTLDYLIIGAGPAGLQLAALLEADGKRDYLVLEGADGPGAFFATYPRHRQLISINKPHTGTDDPELNLRLDWNSLLTDDPALLFTQYTERYFPDADVMVRYLADFAAKTGVKVSYGTRVTRVSTHDDVFTVEAGDRRWAARAVIVATGVSKTYAPDIPGFELAEGYDVMSVEPRDYLDQKVLIIGKGNSAFETADNLMETTTLIHLAGPSSVRMAWRTHYVGHLRAVNNNFLDTYQLKSANAILDGTIKSIERDGTGYRVAFSFSRANEVVKELHYDRVLACTGFRFDDSIFDASARPRLAISDRFPAQTEEWESVNVPGLFFAGTISQQRDFKKSTSGFVHGFRYAVRALHRVLSRRYDAEDWPATRLAADPAAMTAAVIERVNRTSALWQQFGFLADVLTVAGDEARYHEEVPVDYFTSTGLRTAEHDYDQAFVITLEYGPDHDQVDPFDITVTRVAQDVVGQAHDAAYLHPVVRHHRAGRVVGTHHLAENLENRWDRPEVHVRPLQEFLRRCLSGAEG, encoded by the coding sequence GTGACGCTTGATTACCTGATCATCGGAGCCGGTCCGGCCGGCCTTCAGCTCGCCGCCCTGCTCGAGGCCGACGGAAAGCGTGACTATCTGGTGCTGGAGGGCGCCGACGGGCCGGGGGCGTTCTTCGCCACCTATCCGCGGCACCGGCAGCTCATCTCGATCAACAAACCGCACACCGGCACGGACGACCCCGAACTGAATCTGCGGCTCGACTGGAACTCCCTGCTCACCGACGACCCGGCGCTGCTGTTCACGCAGTACACCGAGCGGTACTTCCCGGACGCCGACGTGATGGTGCGCTACCTCGCGGACTTCGCCGCGAAGACCGGCGTCAAGGTCAGTTACGGCACCCGGGTGACCCGGGTGTCCACACACGACGACGTGTTCACCGTCGAGGCCGGCGATCGGCGCTGGGCGGCCCGCGCGGTGATCGTCGCCACCGGCGTCTCGAAGACCTACGCGCCGGACATCCCGGGATTCGAGCTGGCCGAGGGGTACGACGTGATGAGCGTCGAGCCACGTGACTACCTCGACCAGAAGGTGCTGATCATCGGCAAGGGCAACTCCGCCTTCGAGACCGCCGACAACCTCATGGAGACCACGACGCTGATCCACCTCGCGGGGCCCAGCTCGGTCCGGATGGCGTGGCGCACCCATTACGTCGGGCACCTGCGCGCGGTCAACAACAACTTCCTCGACACCTATCAGCTCAAGTCGGCGAACGCGATCCTCGACGGCACGATCAAGAGCATCGAGCGCGACGGTACGGGCTACCGGGTCGCGTTCAGCTTCTCCCGGGCCAACGAGGTCGTGAAGGAACTGCACTACGACCGGGTGCTGGCGTGCACGGGATTCCGATTCGACGACTCGATCTTCGACGCTTCGGCCCGGCCCCGACTGGCCATCTCCGACCGGTTCCCGGCGCAGACCGAGGAATGGGAGTCGGTGAACGTACCGGGGCTGTTCTTCGCCGGCACGATCTCGCAGCAACGCGACTTCAAGAAGTCCACCAGCGGTTTCGTGCACGGCTTCCGCTACGCGGTACGCGCGCTGCACCGGGTCCTCTCCCGCCGGTACGACGCCGAGGACTGGCCGGCCACGCGGCTCGCCGCCGACCCGGCGGCCATGACGGCGGCCGTCATCGAGCGGGTCAACCGCACCTCGGCCCTGTGGCAGCAGTTCGGGTTCCTCGCCGACGTGCTGACCGTCGCCGGGGACGAGGCCCGCTACCACGAGGAGGTGCCGGTGGACTACTTCACGTCGACCGGTCTGCGCACCGCCGAGCACGACTACGACCAGGCGTTCGTGATCACCTTGGAGTACGGCCCCGACCACGACCAGGTCGACCCGTTCGACATCACCGTCACCCGCGTCGCCCAGGACGTGGTCGGGCAGGCGCACGACGCGGCGTACCTGCACCCGGTCGTCCGTCACCACCGCGCGGGCCGAGTGGTCGGCACCCACCACCTCGCCGAGAACCTGGAGAACCGGTGGGACCGACCCGAGGTCCACGTGCGGCCGCTCCAGGAGTTCCTGAGGCGCTGCCTCTCCGGCGCCGAGGGCTGA
- a CDS encoding alpha-hydroxy acid oxidase yields the protein MDPVHQDFFEGGAGRERTVAANERAFERRWIVPRVLRATGERDLRTTVAGTSLAAPVLVAPTAFHRLAHPDGETATARGVAATGTAMVVSMAATQPVEEIAAAGATLWFQLYPQPDLAFTEYVVKRAESAGCRALVVTVDSPVFGRRERDVRNGFTDLPPGYACENMRDATGRVRSIAMDATAGWDRISWLRGVTGLPILLKGILHPADARLAVEHGAVGVIVSNHGGRQLDGAIPTLDALPGVVAAVRGQIPVLLDGGVRGGTDVLIALALGARAVLVGRPVVRGLAAGGAAGVRETLERLTTELDQALALAGARRPADVTPDQVVSR from the coding sequence ATGGACCCTGTCCACCAGGACTTCTTCGAGGGCGGCGCCGGGCGGGAACGCACGGTGGCCGCCAACGAACGGGCCTTCGAGCGGCGGTGGATCGTGCCACGAGTGCTGCGGGCGACCGGCGAGCGGGACCTGCGGACCACGGTGGCCGGCACATCGCTGGCCGCCCCGGTCCTGGTCGCTCCGACGGCCTTTCATCGACTCGCGCACCCGGACGGCGAGACGGCCACCGCGCGCGGGGTCGCGGCGACCGGGACCGCGATGGTGGTCAGCATGGCGGCCACCCAGCCGGTCGAGGAGATCGCGGCGGCGGGCGCGACGCTGTGGTTCCAGCTGTATCCGCAACCCGATCTCGCCTTCACGGAGTACGTGGTCAAGCGTGCCGAGTCGGCGGGCTGCCGGGCGCTCGTGGTGACAGTGGACTCCCCGGTGTTCGGGCGGCGCGAGCGTGACGTGCGCAACGGCTTCACCGACCTGCCACCCGGCTACGCCTGTGAGAACATGCGCGACGCGACCGGCCGGGTGCGCTCGATCGCGATGGACGCGACGGCGGGGTGGGATCGGATCTCCTGGCTGCGTGGCGTCACGGGACTACCGATCCTGCTCAAGGGAATCCTGCATCCCGCGGACGCCCGCCTCGCGGTCGAGCACGGCGCCGTCGGCGTGATCGTGTCCAACCACGGTGGGCGACAGCTCGACGGGGCGATCCCCACGCTCGACGCGCTGCCCGGAGTCGTGGCAGCCGTGCGCGGGCAGATCCCGGTGCTGCTCGACGGGGGTGTGCGCGGCGGCACCGACGTGCTGATCGCGCTCGCGCTCGGGGCGCGGGCGGTGCTGGTGGGGCGTCCGGTGGTACGCGGGCTCGCGGCGGGCGGCGCGGCGGGCGTACGGGAAACACTCGAACGACTGACGACGGAGCTGGATCAGGCCCTCGCCCTGGCCGGGGCGCGGCGGCCGGCCGATGTGACGCCCGACCAGGTGGTGAGCCGGTGA